Proteins encoded together in one Synechococcus sp. BL107 window:
- the clpP gene encoding ATP-dependent Clp endopeptidase proteolytic subunit ClpP has translation MIDARSHHPIQNRWRSEMPISAPGPLPTVVEQSGRGDRAFDIYSRLLRERIIFLGTGVDDAVADALVAQMLFLEAEDPEKDIQIYVNSPGGSVTAGLAIYDTMQQVAPDVVTICYGLAASMGAFLLSGGTKGKRLALPNARIMIHQPLGGAQGQAVDIEIQAKEILFLKETLNGLMAEHTGQPLAKISEDTDRDYFLSPAEAVEYGLIDRVVDSSGDGGIVTDG, from the coding sequence GGTCCGAGATGCCCATCTCGGCCCCTGGCCCTTTGCCAACCGTTGTTGAGCAGTCCGGTCGAGGCGATCGCGCCTTCGACATTTATTCGCGGCTGCTCCGTGAACGAATCATCTTTTTAGGAACCGGCGTTGACGACGCAGTCGCCGATGCCCTCGTGGCTCAGATGCTGTTCCTTGAAGCAGAAGATCCAGAAAAAGACATCCAGATCTACGTCAACTCCCCCGGCGGCTCAGTCACCGCAGGTTTGGCGATCTACGACACGATGCAGCAGGTGGCCCCTGATGTGGTGACCATTTGTTATGGCTTGGCAGCCAGCATGGGTGCCTTTCTCCTTTCTGGCGGCACCAAAGGGAAGCGTTTGGCTCTGCCCAATGCGCGGATCATGATCCACCAGCCCCTGGGCGGAGCCCAAGGACAAGCCGTTGATATCGAAATCCAAGCCAAGGAAATTTTGTTTCTGAAAGAAACCCTGAATGGATTGATGGCGGAACACACGGGCCAGCCCCTTGCCAAAATTTCAGAAGACACTGACCGCGACTACTTCCTTTCCCCGGCAGAAGCGGTTGAATACGGATTGATCGATCGGGTGGTGGACAGTTCCGGGGACGGAGGAATCGTTACGGACGGCTGA